The Brachionichthys hirsutus isolate HB-005 chromosome 3, CSIRO-AGI_Bhir_v1, whole genome shotgun sequence genome has a window encoding:
- the prdm1a gene encoding LOW QUALITY PROTEIN: PR domain zinc finger protein 1a (The sequence of the model RefSeq protein was modified relative to this genomic sequence to represent the inferred CDS: inserted 1 base in 1 codon) has protein sequence MLTSEGAHTMEQDDARHEAKMASGPDGAGTAVDVEMDVEEADMSRWTEAEFEEKCTYIVKDTAWEAGPDDVMTTTRAEASLPRNLTFKHLADSKEVGGVCSREYVPKGTRFGPLVGEVYTTDGVPKDANRKYFWRIYVDEQFQHFVDGXDETRSNWMRYVNPAHSAAEQNLAACQNGEEIYFYTVKPVPAGAELLVWYCHDFARRLHYPPSGELMMQKLSR, from the exons ATGTTGACCAGTGAGGGGGCGCACACGATGGAGCAGGACGACGCTCGCCACGAGGCCAAGATGGCGTCCGGCCCGGACGGCGCTGGGACGGCCGTGGACGTAGAGATGGACGTGGAGGAGGCGGACATGAGCCGAtggacagaggcggagtttgaGGAGAAGTGCACCTACATAGTCAAAGACACGGCGTGGGAGGCGGGGCCAGATGACGTCATGACGACGACCAGGGCTGAGGCGTCGCTGCCCCGAAACCTGACCTTCAAACATCTGGCTGATAGCAAAGAG gtggGCGGGGTGTGCAGCAGGGAGTACGTCCCCAAAGGAACGCGCTTCGGCCCCCTGGTGGGCGAGGTCTACACGACCGACGGCGTCCCCAAAGACGCCAACCGCAAGTACTTCTGGAGG ATCTACGTGGACGAGCAGTTCCAGCACTTTGTGGACG TGGACGAGACCCGCTCCAACTGGATGCGCTACGTGAACCCGGCCCACTCGGCCGCCGAGCAGAACTTGGCGGCGTGCCAGAATGGCGAGGAGATTTACTTCTACACGGTGAAGCCCGTCCCGGCCGGCGCCGAGCTGCTCGTCTGGTACTGCCACGACTTCGCCCGCCGCCTCCACTACCCGCCGTCCGGCGAGCTGATGATGCAGAAGCTCA GCCGCTGA